The proteins below are encoded in one region of Calditerrivibrio sp.:
- a CDS encoding 60S ribosomal export protein NMD3, protein MDDLNGLNEIQNSYVLDRDMKIIEVGSRWDLMVYENCGNFHVLKENVLGKSIFDFITGDHIRMWFESLLNLAKISGKPVIRDYRCDSPEVKRFMKMKIYLLENNLIRLDHYIVKIEKIVQPICLNFYNEFYLKVTRCSICNRFLYKNRWIDVEEAVKYFYFPLSSIVDIICNDCVRSQLESVV, encoded by the coding sequence ATGGATGATTTGAATGGTTTGAATGAGATCCAAAATAGTTATGTTTTGGATAGGGACATGAAAATTATAGAAGTGGGTTCCCGGTGGGACCTTATGGTATACGAAAACTGTGGCAATTTCCATGTGTTAAAGGAAAATGTATTAGGAAAAAGTATTTTTGACTTTATTACAGGAGATCATATCAGGATGTGGTTTGAATCCCTTTTAAACTTAGCTAAAATTTCAGGTAAACCTGTGATAAGGGACTACAGATGCGATAGCCCAGAAGTAAAGAGATTTATGAAGATGAAGATATATCTTTTAGAAAACAATTTGATAAGATTGGATCATTATATTGTTAAAATTGAAAAAATTGTTCAACCAATATGTCTGAACTTTTATAACGAGTTTTATCTAAAGGTTACAAGATGTTCTATATGTAATAGGTTTTTATACAAGAACAGATGGATCGATGTTGAAGAAGCTGTAAAATACTTTTACTTTCCACTTTCTTCCATTGTGGATATTATATGTAATGACTGTGTAAGATCTCAATTGGAGAGTGTTGTATGA
- a CDS encoding PAS domain-containing protein has product MNKDIKMPDYYIAIGASAGGLEAIEQFVTNMPEKNNFGIIIIQHLSPDYKSMMAEILSKKTNIPVHKSEDGMLVEAGNIYLIPPKKNLTISQGRLVLNEPNYSGGLNFPIDLFLRSLAEDQGEKAIAIILSGTGSDGVRGIRAIKQHGGIIFVQDETTAKFDGMPKAAISTGLVDFIMKPSDMPKQIISMLEYPTNFIKVDQDRVVTDEEILNKIFSLIKTSHGVDFSYYKPSTITRRLERRMSINKLEDISDYLNYMYKNPSEVAILFKEFLIGVTSFFRDTEVFLKLEQDVIPDLLNRIPDAEIRVWVAGCSTGEEAYSIAIIFKEVMEKLNIIKQLKIFATDIDKRALQFAAVGAYPESITADVPVNYLSKYFIKQGNQFVITRSVRESIVFAEHNLIKDPPFTNISFISCRNLLIYLKPETQLKVLRNFHFSLKTHGVLLLGNSETIGDLPELFDIMDPKLKIYESLGAPKVTIDYNIEKSPLNGTRRIGTNLDRLKYYTAEENEKLLEMTLSQLSNGYFDALVIVNSAMDVMYMEGNLSNYFTMPKGKPVIELEKITTRDLSIPIVNGVKKCFKSNKRLKYRKILHKKNKKKTVLIDMFPFTGYKKEQYCLIVLSNLDMVHKDVHFDDQVSLEIPSHVEERIKDLENELQITKENLQATIEELETSNEELQATNEELLASNEELQSTNEELQSTNEELYTVNNELQSKILELTELQNDLDNLLTSSAIGILMLDLELKIRKFSPKIREIFKVIELDVGRSITHISHFIEDVDPYQLFKTALSDFGQKEYEVKTSSNNYFLMRIMPFLADIPRNHGLVVTFIDITQYKKLYESISIRDQIIKATQKISKVGGWYYDIVHNTMFWTDEVYAIHGLEKRYFGSDPMTYIERSLICYGDRADDIMEAFKRCVREGVAYDLVVPFKKYTGEEIVVKTTGNAVYDGNKIIGVVGTITDMSNK; this is encoded by the coding sequence ATGAACAAAGATATTAAGATGCCAGATTATTATATTGCAATTGGTGCTTCAGCTGGTGGATTAGAGGCTATTGAGCAATTTGTTACAAATATGCCAGAAAAAAATAATTTCGGCATAATTATTATCCAGCATCTTTCTCCTGACTATAAAAGTATGATGGCGGAGATACTTTCAAAAAAAACCAACATCCCTGTACATAAATCTGAAGATGGTATGCTGGTGGAGGCCGGAAATATCTATCTTATTCCTCCTAAAAAGAATCTAACGATCAGTCAAGGTAGGCTTGTATTAAACGAGCCAAACTATTCAGGTGGCCTTAATTTCCCCATAGACCTTTTTTTACGTTCATTGGCTGAAGATCAAGGCGAAAAAGCTATAGCGATAATTTTGTCCGGAACAGGTAGTGATGGAGTAAGGGGGATAAGAGCTATCAAACAGCATGGCGGTATAATATTTGTTCAGGATGAAACCACTGCAAAATTTGATGGGATGCCAAAGGCTGCGATTTCCACAGGATTGGTGGATTTCATAATGAAACCATCAGATATGCCAAAGCAGATTATTTCTATGCTTGAATATCCAACGAATTTTATAAAAGTGGATCAAGACAGAGTAGTGACTGATGAAGAGATATTAAACAAAATTTTCTCTTTGATAAAAACAAGTCATGGAGTGGATTTTTCCTATTATAAGCCATCTACCATTACAAGAAGGCTTGAAAGAAGGATGTCCATTAATAAGTTAGAAGATATATCCGATTATCTTAATTACATGTATAAAAACCCCTCTGAGGTGGCAATACTTTTCAAAGAGTTTTTAATAGGTGTTACGAGTTTTTTTAGGGATACAGAGGTTTTCTTGAAATTGGAACAGGATGTAATTCCAGATCTTTTAAACCGTATACCTGATGCAGAGATAAGGGTGTGGGTAGCTGGTTGTTCCACTGGAGAAGAGGCTTACTCCATAGCAATAATCTTTAAAGAGGTTATGGAAAAGCTCAATATCATCAAGCAACTTAAAATATTTGCCACAGATATTGATAAAAGGGCTTTACAGTTTGCAGCCGTGGGAGCTTATCCGGAGAGTATTACTGCAGATGTGCCTGTGAACTATTTGAGTAAATATTTTATAAAACAAGGTAATCAGTTTGTTATTACACGATCTGTAAGGGAATCTATAGTTTTCGCAGAACATAATCTCATAAAAGATCCACCTTTTACTAATATATCTTTTATTAGTTGTAGAAATCTTTTGATATATTTAAAGCCTGAGACCCAGTTAAAGGTTTTAAGAAACTTTCACTTCTCCTTGAAAACCCATGGTGTGCTTCTATTGGGTAATAGTGAAACCATTGGTGATCTCCCAGAATTATTTGATATTATGGATCCTAAACTGAAGATATATGAATCTCTCGGTGCTCCTAAGGTAACCATTGACTATAATATCGAAAAATCTCCCCTGAATGGTACAAGAAGAATAGGAACAAATCTGGATAGGTTAAAATATTATACTGCTGAAGAGAATGAAAAATTGCTTGAAATGACATTATCCCAGCTTAGCAATGGCTATTTTGATGCTTTAGTTATTGTTAATAGTGCTATGGATGTCATGTATATGGAGGGGAATCTATCCAACTACTTTACCATGCCCAAAGGAAAGCCTGTCATTGAGTTGGAAAAAATTACTACGAGGGATCTATCAATTCCAATAGTAAACGGTGTAAAAAAGTGTTTTAAATCGAACAAAAGGCTGAAGTATCGTAAAATACTCCATAAAAAGAATAAAAAGAAGACTGTATTAATAGATATGTTCCCTTTTACTGGATATAAAAAGGAGCAATACTGTCTTATTGTTTTATCGAATCTTGATATGGTTCATAAAGATGTCCATTTCGATGACCAGGTCAGTTTGGAGATACCATCACATGTGGAGGAGAGGATTAAGGATCTTGAGAATGAACTCCAAATAACAAAAGAAAATCTTCAGGCAACTATTGAGGAACTTGAGACTTCCAATGAAGAACTACAGGCAACAAATGAAGAACTTTTAGCAAGTAATGAAGAATTACAATCTACAAATGAAGAGCTCCAGTCAACCAATGAAGAACTCTATACAGTCAATAACGAACTACAATCAAAGATACTTGAACTTACGGAATTACAAAACGATCTGGATAACCTTCTTACATCCTCTGCAATTGGTATATTGATGTTGGATTTGGAGCTAAAAATTAGAAAATTTTCTCCTAAAATCAGGGAAATATTTAAAGTAATAGAACTGGATGTGGGTAGGTCAATTACCCATATATCTCATTTTATTGAGGATGTTGATCCTTATCAACTTTTTAAGACAGCGTTAAGCGATTTTGGTCAAAAGGAGTATGAGGTGAAAACAAGCTCTAACAATTATTTTCTGATGAGAATAATGCCTTTTTTGGCTGATATTCCCAGAAATCATGGGCTTGTTGTTACATTTATTGATATTACACAGTATAAAAAGTTGTACGAATCCATCTCTATAAGGGATCAGATCATCAAAGCAACCCAGAAGATTTCTAAGGTAGGGGGCTGGTATTACGATATTGTTCATAATACCATGTTTTGGACGGATGAGGTTTATGCAATTCATGGATTAGAAAAAAGATATTTTGGTAGTGACCCAATGACATATATAGAAAGATCACTGATATGCTATGGGGATAGGGCTGACGATATTATGGAGGCTTTTAAAAGATGTGTAAGGGAAGGGGTGGCTTATGATCTTGTTGTTCCATTTAAAAAATATACTGGTGAGGAAATTGTTGTAAAAACTACTGGTAATGCAGTATATGATGGGAATAAAATTATCGGAGTGGTTGGTACGATTACTGATATGTCTAATAAATAG
- a CDS encoding PAS domain S-box protein produces the protein MSDLRKKAEELVDSINLSELNLEHKDKLSIIYELLVHQRELEIQNEEIRRANLELEELKNKYYDLYNSAPVGYLTLNEVGIILSYNQTFSTMLKIVGNDIKGKSLIDFVHSNDHRYFLANYKDFYTQPEGKNMELRFIRGKGYLSCLVTGKRDKYSNNLNIIVTDISEIKESQRKIDTYMKIIDLAPVSIVITDRNNNVIFVNDFYCNVTGYSKHEIIGRNPGFIKSGKTPLDTYKSLWATLSKKMTWEGSFINRKKNGELFTEEAKITPILDERGNIIYYVAIKNDVTEKILLQEKEKSIAKAKSLINISGGIAHHLNNINTPILIIAQELSNNLKDKPEYLEKLQIIQKSVLRATNIINSIMKFSRNAIMTPKKVNLMPLLNIALGYSKHILTDNIKLIMETDPDINYYVKADLDMISQAIFNVIKNAKEAMPTGGDIYVRLFVKDIQRNDICGKFAVIQIEDTGVGIPDHIKPNVFEPFFTTKFMHTSPGLGLSEVLGIMEQHGGFVELESKVNEGTIVELYLPIVE, from the coding sequence ATGAGTGACTTGAGAAAGAAAGCAGAAGAATTAGTTGACTCTATAAATCTATCTGAACTCAACTTGGAGCATAAAGATAAGTTATCAATCATTTATGAGTTGTTAGTGCATCAAAGGGAGCTGGAGATCCAGAATGAGGAGATAAGAAGGGCTAATCTTGAGCTCGAAGAACTAAAAAATAAGTATTATGATCTTTATAACTCCGCTCCAGTGGGTTATCTAACATTGAATGAAGTGGGGATTATATTAAGTTATAATCAGACCTTTTCCACAATGTTAAAAATTGTGGGTAATGACATCAAGGGGAAATCGTTGATAGATTTTGTTCATAGTAATGATCACAGGTATTTTTTGGCTAATTATAAAGATTTTTATACCCAACCTGAAGGTAAGAACATGGAGTTGCGTTTTATTAGAGGCAAAGGCTATCTTAGTTGTCTTGTGACTGGAAAAAGAGATAAATATAGCAATAATTTGAATATTATAGTTACCGATATTAGTGAAATAAAAGAGTCACAAAGAAAGATCGATACTTATATGAAGATCATAGACCTTGCTCCGGTTTCCATTGTAATAACTGATAGGAACAATAATGTAATCTTTGTTAATGATTTTTATTGCAATGTTACAGGTTACTCGAAACATGAGATTATCGGCCGAAATCCTGGTTTTATAAAATCAGGTAAAACACCTTTGGATACTTATAAATCCCTCTGGGCTACTTTAAGTAAAAAAATGACTTGGGAAGGGAGTTTTATAAATCGTAAAAAAAACGGGGAACTGTTTACTGAAGAAGCAAAGATAACCCCAATTCTTGATGAAAGGGGGAATATTATTTATTATGTTGCTATAAAAAATGATGTTACAGAGAAGATCTTGTTGCAGGAAAAAGAAAAAAGTATAGCGAAAGCCAAGTCGCTGATAAACATCTCTGGAGGTATAGCACATCACTTGAATAATATAAATACACCGATTCTCATCATAGCTCAAGAGCTCTCGAACAATCTCAAAGATAAACCGGAGTATCTGGAAAAGCTCCAGATAATTCAAAAATCTGTATTGAGAGCTACTAATATTATAAATTCTATAATGAAGTTTAGTAGAAATGCAATTATGACACCTAAAAAAGTTAATTTAATGCCTCTTTTGAATATTGCACTCGGTTACTCAAAGCATATTCTAACTGACAACATAAAACTTATCATGGAGACTGATCCTGACATAAACTATTATGTCAAAGCTGATTTGGATATGATAAGTCAGGCTATCTTTAATGTCATAAAGAATGCAAAGGAGGCTATGCCTACTGGAGGAGATATCTATGTAAGATTATTTGTAAAAGATATTCAAAGGAATGATATCTGTGGAAAATTTGCTGTTATACAGATTGAAGATACAGGTGTCGGAATACCAGATCATATAAAACCTAATGTTTTTGAGCCGTTTTTTACTACAAAATTTATGCATACATCTCCTGGACTGGGTTTGTCTGAGGTATTGGGGATTATGGAACAGCATGGTGGTTTTGTGGAACTGGAGTCAAAGGTCAATGAAGGGACTATTGTGGAATTGTATTTGCCAATAGTAGAATAA
- a CDS encoding EAL domain-containing protein yields the protein MGCDKCTKTPDLPEGVVKILVFANHDYMLKKFYDNFSGQFQIVHYGEYVELMGIFSEFIDNIATSKIFNQMELENISALVLEPHETPIFSSYRKAKSFSYWINLCYSKDLISILDNQSIVTYFQPIFDIRSNTVYAYECLSRGRKIDGSIMPPNIMFESARKTELIFNLDRLCRISALKNAKSKGLDANIFINFTPTSIYNPEYCLKDTIEAAVNLGYNFEKIVFEVVESERVENIEHLKSIFDFYKGMGFRVALDDVGSGYSSLNMLAKLKPDIIKIDMELIRNIHLDTAKKAIVNSLVLISHEIKALTLAEGIESEDELKVIRDLNIDLAQGYFLGKPAP from the coding sequence ATGGGTTGTGATAAGTGTACAAAAACACCAGATCTGCCTGAGGGTGTAGTTAAGATACTTGTTTTTGCCAATCATGATTATATGTTAAAAAAGTTTTATGATAATTTTTCAGGTCAGTTTCAGATTGTTCATTATGGTGAATACGTAGAACTTATGGGTATATTTAGCGAATTTATAGATAATATTGCTACTTCAAAGATCTTCAACCAGATGGAGTTGGAAAATATATCTGCACTTGTTTTAGAGCCCCATGAAACACCCATTTTTAGTTCCTATAGAAAGGCAAAATCTTTTAGTTATTGGATAAATCTATGTTATTCAAAAGATCTTATCTCGATTTTAGATAATCAATCTATTGTTACTTATTTTCAACCTATATTTGATATTAGATCTAATACAGTTTATGCTTATGAGTGTTTGTCAAGGGGGAGAAAGATCGATGGTAGTATCATGCCACCAAATATTATGTTTGAATCCGCAAGAAAAACAGAGCTGATTTTTAACCTTGATAGGCTCTGTCGTATCAGTGCCCTAAAGAATGCTAAATCAAAAGGGTTGGATGCTAATATTTTTATAAATTTCACACCGACTTCCATCTATAATCCTGAATATTGTTTAAAAGATACAATTGAAGCAGCAGTTAATCTGGGTTATAATTTTGAAAAGATTGTTTTTGAAGTGGTGGAAAGTGAAAGAGTAGAAAATATTGAACATTTAAAGAGCATATTTGATTTTTATAAAGGGATGGGGTTTAGGGTGGCACTGGATGATGTGGGTTCCGGTTATTCGTCTTTGAATATGTTAGCTAAGTTAAAACCAGATATTATAAAGATCGATATGGAGCTTATCAGAAACATTCATCTCGATACAGCAAAGAAGGCTATCGTTAACTCTTTAGTGTTAATATCCCATGAGATAAAAGCATTGACTCTTGCTGAAGGTATAGAATCTGAAGATGAACTTAAAGTCATAAGAGATTTGAATATCGATCTGGCTCAAGGGTATTTTTTAGGTAAACCTGCACCTTAA
- a CDS encoding EAL domain-containing protein, with translation MVWFGTFFISFAGFTIAAGLSLLICYNLATKHFLTTSEIISSNLNRSIIELMNKDFKQGELKRFAKEFDGSRFNYPYVIEIFGTKRNGVKFEYFEESEEARIAFETKNKVFKRNKDSIVYAYPIRLTESCMKCHKKENLGDILAILTINYDLKPFFNDYNRKMFFYFLLLSPIPLIFAFFLSRYISKKLKNKFDRLSNIVNNISSVKDLKVISLEPIDFGFEEFNNVVENIHNLSQKIKSIAVDKDILEFEIKILEKFIITSEVIKDWKENVKNMLLEVNRLMETYAIFSLFKVDNEVLSLEIFWLKKPSLKTIEITEKFIVKKIKSNTTFFSDVTDLRMEHNIANTNDYLKELTEEDIAIQTKSLILDAPKIGGVVGIGVHSELASDNINGLVIEGILATLMNVVGSVKAMSKYTKQLEYYTTRDPLTNLFNQRVFWEVLGYEVGRASRNNYKFSILLVDIDNFKYINDSYSHAVGDYIISEIAIIIRQCLRKGDILARYSGDQFVAILPEAGEEQAFTVGKRIQETIGAHTFKSNDGKDIKVTISAGISIYPDHADNAKDLFIFADNILKKAKDEGKNRIMLPTQNEVVEVLKAITEKTIIVTKAVNEKRIIPYFQPIMRNSNGEIECCEVLSRIETPEGTMNAYEFIEIAEKIHLISRLDIILLENAIIEVKKSNFKGLIFVNLSPRSLVMSEFIPEVLRITGEYDFDRSKVVFEITERETIKNLSLLERFIANLRVEGFKFAIDDFGSGFCSFQYLRRFPVDFIKIEGEFVRNILKDSKDYVLVKTLGMIAKEFDIKTIAEYVENEELLNEMKKLSITYSQGYYIGKPQPHLPK, from the coding sequence TTGGTCTGGTTTGGAACATTTTTCATATCCTTTGCGGGTTTTACTATTGCTGCAGGTTTATCTCTTTTAATCTGTTATAATTTAGCTACAAAACATTTTTTAACAACTTCAGAAATCATATCCTCAAATCTAAACAGGTCTATAATCGAGTTAATGAACAAAGATTTCAAACAAGGGGAACTAAAGAGATTTGCAAAAGAGTTTGATGGTAGTCGATTTAATTACCCTTATGTTATCGAAATTTTTGGTACAAAAAGAAATGGAGTAAAATTTGAATACTTTGAAGAATCTGAAGAGGCGAGAATAGCTTTTGAGACTAAGAATAAGGTGTTTAAAAGGAATAAAGATTCAATAGTGTATGCCTATCCAATAAGATTAACAGAAAGCTGTATGAAATGTCATAAGAAAGAAAACCTGGGAGATATATTGGCTATACTTACAATAAACTATGATCTAAAGCCATTTTTCAACGATTACAATAGAAAGATGTTCTTTTATTTTTTACTGCTGTCCCCTATTCCTTTAATCTTTGCATTCTTTTTATCCAGATATATTTCAAAGAAGCTTAAAAATAAGTTTGATAGGTTAAGTAATATAGTAAACAATATTAGTTCAGTCAAAGATCTTAAAGTGATCTCTTTAGAGCCTATTGATTTTGGATTTGAAGAGTTTAATAATGTAGTTGAAAATATTCATAATCTGAGCCAAAAGATAAAATCTATTGCTGTGGACAAAGATATACTCGAATTTGAGATTAAGATTCTGGAAAAGTTTATTATTACCTCAGAAGTTATAAAGGATTGGAAGGAAAACGTTAAAAATATGTTGTTAGAAGTAAACAGATTGATGGAGACCTATGCCATTTTTTCTCTGTTTAAAGTTGATAATGAGGTTTTGTCTTTGGAGATTTTCTGGCTTAAAAAACCTTCTCTTAAAACTATTGAGATAACAGAAAAGTTTATTGTTAAAAAGATTAAGTCAAATACCACTTTCTTTAGTGATGTTACAGATCTTCGCATGGAGCACAACATAGCCAATACAAATGATTATCTAAAAGAATTGACTGAGGAGGATATAGCTATACAGACAAAATCCCTCATATTGGATGCACCAAAGATAGGTGGTGTGGTGGGTATAGGGGTGCATTCTGAACTTGCTTCTGATAACATTAATGGTTTGGTTATAGAAGGTATTTTAGCTACGCTTATGAATGTTGTGGGTTCAGTAAAGGCTATGTCCAAGTATACTAAACAGCTGGAATATTACACAACAAGGGACCCACTTACCAATCTCTTCAATCAAAGGGTCTTTTGGGAGGTATTAGGGTATGAAGTGGGTAGAGCATCGAGGAATAATTATAAATTTTCTATTCTATTGGTAGATATAGATAATTTTAAGTATATAAACGATTCTTATTCTCATGCTGTTGGTGATTATATAATCTCTGAAATTGCAATTATCATAAGGCAATGTTTGAGGAAGGGTGATATATTGGCAAGGTATAGTGGGGATCAGTTTGTGGCAATATTGCCAGAAGCCGGTGAAGAACAGGCTTTTACAGTTGGCAAGAGGATTCAGGAGACCATAGGTGCCCATACTTTTAAATCAAACGATGGTAAGGATATCAAAGTAACTATTTCAGCGGGTATATCGATATATCCTGATCATGCTGATAACGCTAAAGATCTTTTTATATTTGCAGATAATATCCTTAAAAAAGCTAAAGATGAAGGTAAAAATAGGATCATGCTTCCCACCCAAAATGAAGTGGTGGAGGTATTAAAAGCTATTACGGAAAAAACTATTATAGTCACCAAAGCTGTGAATGAAAAAAGGATTATACCATATTTTCAGCCTATTATGAGAAATAGCAATGGTGAAATAGAGTGTTGTGAGGTGTTAAGTAGGATAGAGACTCCAGAAGGGACAATGAATGCCTATGAGTTTATCGAGATTGCTGAGAAGATTCATTTAATATCCAGGCTTGATATTATTCTTCTGGAAAACGCTATCATAGAAGTGAAGAAATCAAACTTTAAGGGTCTTATTTTTGTAAATCTTTCACCACGATCCCTTGTTATGAGCGAATTTATCCCTGAGGTTTTAAGGATTACTGGAGAGTATGATTTTGATAGGTCAAAGGTGGTTTTTGAAATTACTGAGAGAGAAACGATAAAAAATCTATCTTTGTTGGAAAGGTTTATTGCAAATTTAAGGGTGGAAGGTTTTAAGTTTGCCATAGACGATTTTGGTTCTGGATTTTGTTCTTTCCAGTATCTGAGAAGATTTCCTGTAGATTTTATCAAGATAGAGGGTGAGTTTGTAAGAAATATTTTGAAAGATAGTAAGGATTATGTTTTGGTTAAGACACTTGGTATGATTGCTAAGGAGTTTGATATAAAAACCATCGCAGAGTATGTGGAAAATGAAGAACTATTAAATGAAATGAAAAAACTTAGTATAACATATTCTCAAGGGTACTATATAGGAAAACCACAGCCCCATTTACCTAAGTAG
- a CDS encoding deoxyribonuclease IV has product MILGAHESIAGGIYKSITRAQEDGAESVQIFVKSSNRWFDKPLKEEDIEKYFLELRRVQIPSDCVCAHSSYLINMASMGDTYDKSYASMKDELSRCDKLNIPYYIIHPGSHLGIGVDEGLKRVVNFIDRIYTDGDFKVMTLFETTAGQGSNLGSSLEEIDFLINSSRYSDRLGVCLDTCHLYSAGFDLLDDYDKVFDEIFERFGDKVRVIHINDTKKSLGSKIDRHEFIGKGLLGIDFFKRLINDLRFKKILGILETPIKGEQTYKEELVVLKSLRKI; this is encoded by the coding sequence ATGATACTTGGGGCACATGAATCGATTGCTGGAGGTATTTATAAGAGTATCACAAGGGCACAAGAGGATGGTGCTGAGTCCGTTCAGATATTCGTAAAAAGTTCAAATAGATGGTTTGATAAGCCACTAAAGGAAGAAGATATTGAAAAATATTTTTTGGAACTAAGACGGGTGCAAATCCCGTCTGATTGTGTTTGTGCCCACAGCTCATATCTTATAAATATGGCTTCCATGGGGGACACATACGATAAATCTTATGCCTCTATGAAGGATGAGCTTAGTCGCTGTGATAAACTAAATATACCATACTACATCATACATCCTGGTTCCCATTTGGGTATAGGTGTTGATGAGGGTCTCAAAAGGGTAGTGAATTTTATCGATAGAATCTACACCGATGGGGATTTCAAAGTTATGACGCTTTTTGAGACAACAGCTGGTCAGGGGAGTAACTTGGGTAGTAGCCTTGAGGAGATAGACTTTTTGATAAATAGTTCGAGATATTCCGATAGGTTAGGTGTCTGTCTTGATACCTGTCATCTTTATTCAGCTGGGTTTGATCTGTTGGATGATTATGATAAGGTATTTGATGAAATATTTGAAAGGTTTGGAGACAAGGTAAGGGTCATCCACATAAACGATACTAAAAAAAGTTTGGGCAGTAAAATAGATAGACACGAGTTTATAGGTAAGGGGCTTTTGGGTATCGATTTTTTTAAAAGGTTAATAAACGATTTGCGTTTTAAAAAAATTTTAGGTATACTTGAAACACCAATAAAAGGTGAACAAACTTATAAAGAAGAGCTTGTTGTTTTAAAGAGCTTAAGAAAGATTTGA
- the fbp gene encoding class 1 fructose-bisphosphatase: MSIRRGVTNLSRFLLEEQRNFPEATGDFTMILEQIAFAAKIISREVNKAGIVNILGKAESSNVHGEQQQKLDVFANEKMIQALDHTGKICAMASEEVDDVISIPSKYPKGKYLVVFDPLDGSSNIDVNISIGTIFGIYKRQSVDGDGCRQDFMQPGRNLLAAGYVIYGSSTMFVYTTGRGVNGFTLDPSVGEFLLSHQDMKTPECGSIYSINEANYHKWDERIKKYVEHLKSIKERQYTTRYIGSLVADFHRNLLKGGVFLYPGDSKNPRGKLRLLYEASPLAYIVEQAGGMAIDGDNNILDIVPENLHQKTPLIIGSKFEVELFAKYWKKELQ, encoded by the coding sequence ATGAGTATAAGACGCGGTGTAACAAATTTGTCAAGATTTTTGTTGGAAGAGCAAAGGAATTTCCCAGAGGCTACTGGGGATTTTACTATGATTCTTGAACAGATAGCTTTTGCTGCCAAGATAATCAGCAGGGAAGTTAACAAGGCTGGTATTGTGAATATACTTGGAAAGGCTGAGTCCTCAAATGTGCATGGTGAACAGCAACAAAAATTAGATGTGTTTGCTAATGAGAAGATGATACAGGCTCTTGACCATACAGGTAAGATCTGTGCCATGGCCTCTGAGGAAGTGGATGATGTGATCAGTATCCCCAGTAAATATCCTAAAGGTAAATATCTTGTGGTTTTTGATCCCCTTGATGGCTCCAGTAACATAGATGTGAATATAAGTATTGGGACGATCTTTGGTATTTACAAGAGACAGTCTGTTGATGGGGATGGTTGCCGTCAGGACTTTATGCAGCCGGGTAGAAACCTTTTGGCGGCTGGTTATGTAATATACGGTTCCAGTACGATGTTCGTTTACACTACTGGTAGAGGTGTAAATGGTTTTACTCTTGATCCAAGTGTAGGTGAGTTTTTATTATCCCATCAGGATATGAAAACACCTGAATGTGGTTCCATCTATAGTATAAATGAGGCAAATTATCATAAATGGGATGAAAGAATCAAAAAGTATGTGGAACATCTAAAAAGTATAAAAGAGAGGCAGTATACCACACGTTATATAGGATCATTGGTGGCTGATTTCCATAGGAATCTGCTGAAAGGTGGAGTGTTTCTATATCCTGGTGACAGTAAAAATCCGAGGGGTAAGCTACGTCTTTTGTATGAAGCTTCTCCCCTTGCATATATCGTGGAACAAGCTGGTGGTATGGCCATAGATGGTGATAACAACATACTTGATATTGTTCCGGAGAATCTACATCAAAAAACTCCTCTTATCATCGGTTCAAAGTTTGAAGTGGAGCTCTTTGCTAAGTACTGGAAAAAAGAGTTGCAATGA